A window from Heteronotia binoei isolate CCM8104 ecotype False Entrance Well chromosome 15, APGP_CSIRO_Hbin_v1, whole genome shotgun sequence encodes these proteins:
- the LOC132584099 gene encoding olfactory receptor 10G6-like — MECSNQTVPTEFILAGLQYPKEVELPLFLFFLIMYSLILLGNSLILWVVASNLQLHKPMYWFLCHLSILDMAFSSVVVPKVIAGFFPGGKVISLGECISQLFLFHFLGCAESLLYTLMAYDRFLAICKPLHYSTLMNWKACLILSLGTVIGGCLNSMGETMLTFRLPFGQQNLVDYIFCDIPAVLKLACADTRLNEMVIMVDIGLVAMTCFLLILTSYAYILVAILRIKSSEGRRRAFSTCSAHVIVVGIYYIPVVFHYLRPASQDSMDAVICVLYTAVTPFLNPVIYTLRNKDIKLAIMKHWGKSP; from the coding sequence ATGGAGTGTTCAAATCAAACAGTACCAACTGAGTTTATCCTCGCTGGGTTGCAATATCCAAAAGAAGTGGAGCTCCCCttgttcctcttcttcttgattATGTACAGTTTGATCCTTTTGGGGAACTCACTGATTCTCTGGGTGGTGGCGTCGAACCTGCAGCTGCACAAGCCCATGTACTGGTTCCTCTGCCATTTGTCCATCCTGGATATGGCTTTCTCCTCTGTTGTCGTTCCCAAAGTGATTGCAGGATTCTTCCCCGGTGGGAAAGTCATTTCTTTGGGGGAATGTATAAGTCAGCTATTCCTTTTCCACTTCCTCGGCTGTGCGGAAAGTCTCCTTTACACCCTGATGGCTTACGACCGCTTCTTGGCTATTTGTAAGCCCCTCCATTATAGCACCCTCATGAACTGGAAAGCCTGCCTCATCCTCTCCTTGGGGACAGTGATTGGAGGCTGCCTGAACTCAATGGGAGAGACAATGCTCACTTTTCGACTGCCCTTTGGCCAACAAAACCTGGTGGACTACATCTTTTGTGACATCCCCGCGGTACTGAAGTTGGCTTGTGCTGACACGAGACTCAATGAGATGGTGATCATGGTTGACATTGGGCTTGTGGCCATGACTTGCTTCCTCCTCATCCTTACCTCCTACGCGTATAttctggtggccattttgaggatCAAAAGCAGCGAAGGGCGTCGCCGGGCCTTCTCCACTTGCTCAGCCCATGTTATAGTGGTGGGCATATATTATATCCCTGTGGTTTTCCATTACCTGAGACCAGCGTCTCAGGACTCAATGGATGCCGTGATATGTGTGTTGTATACTGCAGTAACTCCATTTTTGAATCCTGTCATATACACACTTAGGAACAAGGACATTAAGCTTGCAATAATGAAACATTGGGGTAAGAGTCCCTAG
- the LOC132583049 gene encoding olfactory receptor 10G6-like, producing MECPNRTAPDVFVLSGFPFPNELKVPLLLFFFFMYILTLSGNSLIVWVVASHPQLHKPMYWFLCHLSILDMAFSSVVVPKVIAGFIPGGKIISFRECMCQVFFLQFLGCTESLLYIVMAYDRFIAICKPLHYSHIMHWRVCLTLCLGIMVAGCLNSSLQTTVTLRLPYGWSNRIDYVFCDNPALLKLACADKTLNEMVILVDVGLVAMACFFLILTSYVYIVSAILRINSSEGRRRAFSTCTAHITLVIIFYVPVVFHYMRPGSQDYMDSVVSMFYTTITPFLNPAIYTLRNKEMKAILLKLWHGNPK from the coding sequence ATGGAGTGCCCAAATCGGACAGCACCTGATGTGTTTGTCCTTTCCGGCTTCCCATTCCCCAATGAACTGAAGGTGCCGTTgttactcttctttttcttcatgtaTATTCTGACTCTTTCTGGGAATTCCTTGATTGTCTGGGTGGTGGCATCTCATCCCCAGCTGCACAAGCCCATGTATTGGTTCCTTTGCCATCTGTCCATCCTGGATATGGCTTTCTCCTCCGTCGTTGTTCCTAAAGTGATTGCAGGGTTCATTCCTGGTGGGAAAATCATCTCTTTTAGAGAATGCATGTGCCAGGTATTTTTTTTACAGTTCTTGGGATGCACCGAAAGTCTCCTTTACATCGTGATGGCTTACGACCGCTTCATTGCTATCTGCAAGCCCCTCCATTACAGCCACATCATGCATTGGAGGGTCTGCCTCACCCTCTGTTTGGGCATAATGGTTGCAGGTTGCCTGAACTCAAGCTTGCAGACGACAGTCACCTTACGACTGCCCTATGGATGGAGCAACCGTATTGACTATGTCTTCTGTGACAATCCTGCCCTGCTGAAGCTGGCTTGCGCGGACAAAACTCTCAACGAGATGGTGATCTTGGTGGACGTTGGCCTGGTGGCCATGGCCTGTTTCTTCCTCATCCTGACTTCCTACGTGTACATTGTCTCCGCCATTTTGAGGATCAACAGCAGCGAAGGGCGTCGCCGGGCCTTCTCCACTTGCACGGCCCACATCACTTTGGTGATTATATTTTATGTGCCAGTCGTTTTCCATTACATGAGGCCGGGGTCACAGGACTACATGGATAGTGTGGTGAGCATGTTCTACACCACCATCACCCCATTTCTGAACCCTGCCATATACACCCTCAGGAATAAAGAAATGAAGGCCATTCTCTTAAAACTGTGGCATGGGAATCCTAAGTAA
- the LOC132583050 gene encoding olfactory receptor 10G6-like, whose product MECPNQTAPTVFIISGFSFPNELKVPLLLFFLIMYILALCGNSLSLWVVASDVQLHKPMYWFLCHLSILDMAFSSTVIPRVIAGFFPGGNIITFEECLCQVFFLQFLGCAESLLYTVMAYDRFIAICKPLHYSHIMHWRVCLTLCLGSMIGGCLNSVLETTLTFQLPYGRSNQVDYVFCDVPALLKLACADTTLNEMVIFVDVGLVAVACFMLILASYFYIVSAILKINSSEGRRRAFSTCSAHITLVMVFYVPAIFHYMRPGSQDYMDSVVSMFYTTITPFLNPVIYTIRNTEMKAALLKLWVGNPKETAA is encoded by the coding sequence ATGGAGTGTCCAAATCAAACAGCGCCAACTGTGTTCATCATCTCTGGTTTCTCATTCCCCAATGAACTGAAGGTGCCACTGTTACTTTTCTTCTTGATCATGTACATTCTGGCTCTTTGTGGAAATTCCCTGAGTCTCTGGGTGGTGGCATCTGATGTCCAGTTGCACAAGCCCATGTACTGGTTCCTCTGCCATTTGTCCATCCTGGATATGGCTTTCTCCTCCACTGTGATCCCTAGAGTGATCGCAGGGTTCTTCCCTGGTGGGAACATCATCACTTTTGAGGAATGTTTATGTCAGGTATTCTTTTTGCAGTTTCTTGGATGTGCTGAAAGTCTCCTTTACACCGTTATGGCTTACGACCGGTTCATTGCTATCTGCAAGCCCCTCCACTACAGCCACATCATGCATTGGAGAGTCTGCCTCACCCTCTGTTTGGGTTCCATGATCGGAGGCTGCCTGAACTCAGTGTTAGAGACGACCCTCACCTTTCAATTGCCCTATGGAAGGAGCAACCAGGTTGACTACGTCTTTTGTGACGTCCCTGCCCTGCTGAAGCTGGCATGTGCAGACACAACTCTCAATGAGATGGTGATCTTTGTGGATGTCGGCCTGGTGGCCGTAGCCTGCTTCATGCTTATCCTGGCCTCCTATTTCTATATCGTTTCCGCCATTTTGAAGATCAACAGCAGTGAAGGGCGTCGCCGGGCCTTCTCCACATGCTCGGCTCACATCACTTTGGTGATGGTATTTTATGTGCCAGCTATTTTCCATTACATGAGGCCAGGGTCTCAGGACTACATGGATAGTGTGGTGAGCATGTTCTACACCACAATAACTCCATTTCTGAATCCTGTCATCTACACAATCAGGAATACAGAGATGAAGGCTGCTCTGTTGAAACTATGGGTTGGGAATCCCAAGGAAACAGCAGCATAG